From the genome of Halomonas sp. MCCC 1A13316, one region includes:
- a CDS encoding AEC family transporter: protein MIDPGALLGPLWTLLAFVGLGWLAARRLSIDPRPIATLLIYLIAPLTFFRGLLLGGPTPHYLLLTLALFLLASLVAAIINPLAQRFLSPQESAVLAFSSGTGNTGYFGLPIAMILLPPEGVTLYLFCILGVTLYEFTVGFYLSARGRFSVRESLAKIARLPLIYAFLAALVVSGLGMTLPGALMESLAVFPATYTLLGMMIIGMTLGRVAIREIDLRFMAGCVAIRYLLWPWLMLAVVLLLQALLPLPDGLALALLLLGVVPMAANVVVVAMELGIKPEKGALAVLVTTLAAPLLIPLYLQLLMPLAGL from the coding sequence ATGATCGACCCTGGCGCACTGCTTGGCCCTCTCTGGACGTTGCTGGCCTTTGTCGGCTTGGGCTGGCTCGCCGCGCGGCGGTTATCTATCGATCCACGTCCCATTGCCACGCTACTGATCTACCTCATCGCGCCGCTGACCTTCTTTCGCGGCCTGCTGCTAGGTGGCCCCACGCCCCACTACCTGCTGTTGACCCTGGCCCTCTTCCTGCTGGCAAGCCTGGTGGCTGCAATCATCAACCCCTTGGCGCAGCGCTTCCTGTCACCCCAGGAGAGCGCCGTGCTGGCTTTCTCTTCCGGCACCGGCAACACCGGCTACTTCGGCCTGCCGATCGCCATGATCCTGTTGCCGCCCGAAGGGGTAACGCTATACCTCTTCTGCATACTCGGCGTGACGCTCTATGAGTTCACTGTGGGCTTCTACCTCAGCGCACGCGGCCGCTTCTCGGTACGTGAGAGCCTGGCCAAGATCGCCAGGCTGCCGCTGATCTACGCCTTTCTCGCAGCGTTGGTGGTGAGTGGGCTCGGCATGACACTGCCTGGCGCGCTGATGGAGAGCCTGGCGGTCTTCCCGGCCACCTACACCCTGCTCGGCATGATGATCATCGGCATGACCCTGGGCCGGGTTGCGATTCGCGAGATCGACCTGCGCTTCATGGCCGGCTGCGTGGCAATACGCTACCTGCTGTGGCCCTGGCTGATGCTTGCCGTCGTGTTGCTGCTGCAAGCACTGTTGCCCCTGCCCGACGGGCTGGCCCTGGCACTGCTGCTGTTGGGCGTGGTGCCGATGGCCGCCAACGTGGTGGTAGTCGCCATGGAGCTTGGCATCAAGCCGGAGAAGGGCGCCCTGGCGGTGCTGGTTACCACCTTGGCCGCCCCACTGCTGATACCGCTTTATTTGCAGCTGCTCATGCCGCTGGCCGGGCTATAA
- a CDS encoding DUF6152 family protein gives MHRQAKWLLAIVILLFLTPAQAHHGWTGGETIEIEGIITTVRLGNPHGEVQLDVEGKTWTVEVGQPWRNERAGLADGDLAEGVELRVSGEHAGEQLMKAEQLWIDGEHYVLYPDRI, from the coding sequence ATGCATCGTCAGGCAAAATGGCTGCTGGCCATCGTCATACTGCTGTTCCTCACTCCCGCCCAGGCCCACCATGGCTGGACCGGCGGCGAGACCATCGAGATCGAAGGCATCATCACCACCGTGCGGTTGGGCAATCCTCACGGCGAAGTCCAGTTAGACGTGGAGGGCAAGACCTGGACGGTGGAGGTCGGCCAACCCTGGCGCAACGAACGCGCCGGACTGGCCGACGGCGACTTGGCCGAGGGCGTTGAATTGCGAGTCTCCGGCGAACATGCCGGCGAGCAATTGATGAAGGCCGAGCAACTCTGGATCGACGGCGAGCACTACGTGCTTTATCCCGACAGGATCTGA
- a CDS encoding TetR/AcrR family transcriptional regulator: MPWSEDRKPQTRGRILHAAARLFTRHGFDGTSIDTIMQQAGLTRGAFYAHFDSKSELYAMALRYAAREGVARIELESDPCARMALYLSETHLYSEDLLCPLACLVSDVAQQEEQVRETYTRLLEGFIAFYAGQSEPDSPARRQALQQTVTMIGGMAIARTLTDPALAEELLEACRELATSLWPGQTPPDVAPEA, translated from the coding sequence ATGCCCTGGAGCGAGGATCGCAAGCCACAGACTCGGGGGCGCATCCTGCACGCCGCTGCGCGACTCTTCACCCGGCACGGCTTCGATGGAACCAGTATCGATACCATCATGCAGCAAGCGGGGCTTACCCGCGGCGCGTTCTATGCCCACTTCGACTCGAAGAGCGAACTCTATGCCATGGCGCTGCGCTACGCCGCCCGGGAAGGGGTCGCCAGGATCGAGTTGGAGTCCGACCCGTGTGCCCGCATGGCGCTGTACCTCAGCGAAACCCATCTGTACAGCGAGGATCTGCTTTGCCCTCTAGCCTGCCTGGTCAGCGACGTTGCGCAGCAGGAGGAGCAGGTGCGTGAGACTTACACTCGTTTGCTGGAAGGTTTCATTGCTTTCTATGCGGGCCAGTCGGAGCCGGACAGCCCGGCCAGACGCCAAGCGCTGCAACAGACGGTAACGATGATAGGTGGCATGGCCATCGCACGCACTCTGACCGACCCAGCGCTCGCCGAAGAACTGCTCGAAGCATGCCGGGAGCTAGCCACCTCGCTGTGGCCGGGCCAGACGCCACCCGACGTTGCCCCAGAAGCCTGA
- a CDS encoding glutathione S-transferase family protein, which translates to MSASVHILGPQFSNFVRSVQLCCEEKGIPYTLGFELEGQPLDFGGARHLALHPFAKVPVLLHGERRLFETAPICRYLDANFDGPTLQPQAAWQRAEVDQWSQALSSYVDQAVVRRFLLEFVFPQGDGGSIRMQKVEQAKPEVVGMLRLIEHQLGGHDYLVGEGFSMADAILTPILDYLEGMPAGKPLVAEFPTLTSYLQRLRQRESSQRVLVPPRFA; encoded by the coding sequence ATGAGCGCAAGCGTGCATATCCTGGGGCCTCAGTTCAGCAACTTCGTGCGCAGCGTACAGCTGTGCTGCGAGGAGAAGGGGATTCCCTATACCCTGGGCTTCGAACTCGAGGGCCAGCCGCTGGACTTCGGCGGTGCCAGACATCTCGCCCTGCATCCCTTCGCCAAGGTGCCGGTGCTTTTGCACGGCGAGCGTCGCCTGTTCGAGACGGCGCCGATCTGCCGCTATCTCGATGCGAACTTCGACGGCCCTACTCTGCAGCCTCAGGCGGCCTGGCAGCGGGCCGAAGTCGACCAGTGGAGCCAGGCGCTATCGAGCTATGTCGACCAGGCCGTGGTGCGTCGCTTCTTGTTGGAGTTCGTGTTCCCCCAGGGGGACGGGGGTAGCATACGCATGCAGAAGGTCGAGCAGGCCAAGCCCGAGGTGGTAGGCATGCTGAGGTTGATCGAGCACCAGTTGGGTGGGCATGACTACTTGGTTGGCGAAGGATTCAGCATGGCCGATGCGATTCTGACTCCCATCCTCGACTACCTCGAGGGAATGCCAGCGGGCAAGCCGCTGGTGGCCGAGTTCCCGACACTGACATCCTACTTGCAGCGGCTGCGCCAGCGCGAATCGAGCCAGCGAGTCCTTGTTCCACCCAGGTTCGCCTGA
- the sodC gene encoding superoxide dismutase family protein yields the protein MRHANFTGAAVATLLLAGFGQVQAQESQDVEMKLVSTDGIKESIGTITFEDSDHGLLLTPDLSELPPGVYGFHVHQNASCEPGENDSGEMQAAGKAGGHYDPEDAGSHEGPYGEGHLGDLPVLIVSEDGKATLPVLAPRLSAEDLQDRSLMIHEGGDNYSDEPEPLGGGGSRMACGVVGA from the coding sequence ATGCGCCATGCCAACTTTACAGGAGCTGCCGTTGCCACTCTTCTCCTCGCCGGTTTCGGCCAAGTTCAGGCCCAGGAGAGCCAGGACGTGGAGATGAAATTGGTGAGCACCGATGGCATCAAGGAGTCCATCGGTACCATTACGTTCGAAGATTCCGATCATGGCCTGTTGCTTACCCCTGATCTGAGTGAGTTGCCTCCCGGTGTCTACGGTTTTCACGTTCACCAGAATGCCAGCTGCGAGCCGGGCGAGAACGACTCGGGCGAGATGCAGGCTGCCGGTAAGGCAGGCGGTCATTACGACCCCGAAGATGCCGGTAGTCACGAGGGTCCCTACGGAGAAGGCCACCTCGGCGACCTACCAGTGCTGATCGTCAGCGAGGACGGAAAAGCGACCCTGCCGGTGCTGGCGCCGCGGCTCAGCGCCGAAGATCTCCAGGATCGCAGCCTGATGATCCACGAGGGCGGTGATAACTACTCTGACGAACCCGAGCCGCTGGGCGGCGGCGGCAGCCGCATGGCTTGTGGTGTGGTTGGAGCCTGA
- the metF gene encoding methylenetetrahydrofolate reductase [NAD(P)H] has protein sequence MSTPYPLGISFEFFPPNTEVGREKLMGVRDALAEHKPRFFSVTYGAGGSTQARTLNTVRAVREAGISTAPHLSCIGSEKAQLRDLLAQYREEGIDSIVALRGDLPSGMGGIGELRYANELVAFIREETGDHFEIAVAAYPESHPQAPSFERDLDNFARKVKAGADLAITQYFFSADAYFHFVERARALGVEAPIVPGIMPITNYTKLARFSDACGAEIPRWIRKQLEAYGDDSDAIAKFGTEVVSRLCQRLLEGGAPGLHFYTLNQADPCLRILDNLDGSLAAR, from the coding sequence ATGAGTACGCCGTACCCGCTTGGTATCAGTTTCGAGTTCTTTCCCCCCAATACCGAGGTGGGGCGCGAGAAGCTGATGGGGGTACGTGACGCGCTGGCTGAGCACAAACCGCGATTCTTTTCGGTGACCTATGGGGCCGGTGGTTCGACCCAGGCCCGCACGCTGAATACGGTGAGGGCCGTGCGTGAAGCGGGCATCAGCACGGCACCGCACCTATCCTGCATCGGCAGCGAGAAGGCACAGCTACGCGACTTGCTGGCTCAGTATCGCGAGGAGGGCATCGACAGTATCGTGGCTCTGCGTGGCGATCTGCCCTCCGGCATGGGTGGTATCGGCGAGCTGCGCTATGCCAATGAACTGGTGGCGTTCATCCGCGAGGAAACCGGCGACCACTTCGAGATTGCCGTGGCGGCCTATCCTGAATCCCACCCTCAGGCGCCGAGTTTCGAGCGTGACCTCGATAACTTCGCGCGCAAGGTGAAGGCCGGGGCCGACCTGGCCATCACGCAATATTTCTTCAGCGCCGACGCCTACTTTCATTTCGTCGAGCGTGCCCGGGCCCTGGGCGTCGAGGCACCTATCGTGCCCGGCATCATGCCGATCACCAACTACACCAAACTGGCGCGTTTCTCCGACGCCTGCGGTGCCGAGATCCCGCGCTGGATCCGCAAGCAGCTCGAGGCCTATGGCGATGACAGCGATGCCATTGCCAAGTTCGGGACCGAGGTGGTATCGCGGCTGTGCCAACGGTTGCTCGAGGGCGGAGCCCCCGGCCTGCACTTCTATACCCTCAACCAGGCCGATCCCTGCCTGAGAATCCTCGACAACCTGGACGGCTCTCTGGCAGCACGCTGA
- the ahcY gene encoding adenosylhomocysteinase, which produces MTAMASARAATQDYKVADISLADWGRREIRIAETEMPALMKIRAKYRDEQPLAGARIAGCIHMTIQTAVLIETLIDLGASVRWSSCNIFSTQDHAAAAIAAAGIPVFAWKGETEEEFWWCIEQTVEGPDGWTPNMVLDDGGDLTALLHDKRPELLDAVHGISEETTTGVHRLQEMLRDSTLKVPAINVNDAVTKSKNDNKYGCRHSLNDAIKRGLDHLLAGKQALVVGYGDVGKGSAASLRQEGMIVKVAEIDPICAMQACMDGYEVVSPYVDGLNRGKESVDRALLARIDLVVTCTGNIKACDAAMLEALKPGAVVCNIGHFDNEIDTAFMRRHWHWEEVKPQVHKVYRDSTPGDYDPTSSDYLLLLSEGRLVNLGNATGHPSRIMDGSFANQVLAQIHLYQQRFADLPPTERQGGLAVTVLPRHLDEEVARYMVEGFGGVLTRMTDTQAEYTGVPVEGPYKPDAYRY; this is translated from the coding sequence CCGCGCCAAATATCGCGACGAGCAGCCACTCGCCGGAGCGCGTATCGCTGGCTGCATACACATGACCATTCAGACGGCGGTGCTGATCGAGACGCTGATCGACCTGGGCGCCTCGGTGCGCTGGTCGTCGTGCAACATTTTCTCGACCCAGGATCACGCCGCTGCTGCCATCGCTGCCGCCGGTATTCCGGTGTTCGCCTGGAAGGGTGAGACGGAAGAGGAGTTCTGGTGGTGCATCGAGCAGACGGTGGAAGGCCCCGATGGCTGGACGCCCAACATGGTGCTCGACGACGGCGGCGACCTCACCGCATTGCTGCATGACAAGCGCCCCGAGCTGCTCGACGCCGTTCACGGCATCTCCGAGGAGACAACCACCGGCGTGCATCGTCTTCAGGAGATGCTGCGCGACAGCACGCTCAAGGTGCCGGCGATCAACGTCAACGACGCCGTGACCAAGTCGAAGAACGACAACAAGTACGGCTGTCGCCACTCGCTCAACGACGCCATCAAGCGCGGCCTCGACCACCTGCTGGCAGGCAAACAGGCGCTGGTGGTGGGCTATGGCGACGTGGGCAAGGGGTCGGCGGCCTCGCTGCGCCAGGAGGGCATGATCGTCAAGGTCGCCGAGATCGATCCGATCTGCGCCATGCAGGCGTGCATGGATGGCTACGAAGTCGTGTCGCCCTATGTCGATGGACTCAACCGCGGCAAGGAGAGCGTCGACAGGGCGCTGCTCGCGCGCATCGACCTGGTGGTGACCTGCACGGGTAACATCAAGGCCTGTGACGCCGCTATGCTCGAGGCGCTCAAGCCCGGCGCGGTGGTATGTAACATCGGCCACTTCGACAACGAAATCGATACTGCCTTCATGCGCCGCCACTGGCACTGGGAGGAGGTCAAGCCGCAGGTGCACAAGGTCTACCGCGACAGCACGCCGGGTGACTACGACCCCACCAGCAGCGATTACCTGCTGCTGCTTTCCGAGGGACGTCTGGTCAACCTGGGCAACGCGACCGGTCACCCTTCGCGGATTATGGACGGCTCCTTCGCCAACCAGGTGCTGGCGCAGATACATCTCTATCAGCAGCGCTTCGCCGACTTGCCGCCGACCGAGAGGCAGGGCGGCCTGGCGGTGACCGTGCTGCCGCGCCACCTCGACGAGGAGGTCGCTCGCTACATGGTCGAAGGCTTCGGTGGGGTGCTCACGCGCATGACCGACACCCAAGCCGAATACACCGGGGTGCCCGTGGAAGGGCCTTACAAGCCGGATGCCTATCGCTACTGA
- a CDS encoding four-helix bundle copper-binding protein produces the protein MDFGHYKSCIEACHVCAAYCDRCATSCLKEDDVKMMAECIRLDMQCAQICRLAASFMAQDSEYANQLCRLCADICKACGDECAKHEAEHCQQCADACHRCAEACIAMASH, from the coding sequence ATGGATTTTGGTCACTACAAGTCGTGTATCGAGGCCTGCCACGTCTGTGCCGCCTACTGCGACCGCTGCGCCACTTCATGCCTCAAGGAAGACGACGTCAAGATGATGGCGGAGTGCATTCGCCTGGACATGCAATGTGCGCAGATCTGCCGCCTGGCGGCTTCCTTCATGGCCCAGGACAGCGAATACGCCAACCAGCTGTGCCGCCTGTGTGCCGATATCTGCAAGGCGTGCGGTGACGAGTGCGCCAAGCACGAGGCCGAGCACTGCCAGCAGTGCGCCGATGCATGCCACCGCTGTGCCGAGGCGTGTATCGCCATGGCGTCGCACTAA
- a CDS encoding TRAP transporter permease — protein MSHTPDTRPGADTDAVDTVPESIAEGVDEDIVESNRRLYIGWHWLVVAALAILYSGFHLFSLNVYPMETWSFRIVHIAGALVLGYALYAGSRFADTEGTDRSPAWLAWASYALLIPAIYALIQVFLMNQTISGGAMRIDPQIETWHFGYPLLLATAGGILLAWSYRQVREKLSPADLVLMVCAVASAGYLLVVFNTPLRASTGTSFAPVGITWAAISGSLLILELTRRVAGLALVTISAIFLLYVFAGPYLPGFLGYPGLSLHRFFSQVYTDAGILGPTTAVSSTYIILFIIFAAFLQASKVGDYFVNFAFAAAGRARGGPAKVAIFASGLMGMINGTSAGNVVSTGSLTIPLMKKVGYPGRSAGAIEAAASTGGQIMPPIMGAGAFIMAEVTGIPYTEIAIAAVIPAILYFASIYFMVDFEAARKGMRGMRKDEIPQFRRLVKQVYLFAPIIILIVALFMGYSVIRAGTLATASAAVVSWISPNKMGPAAILRALQLAGVMAIQIIAVCACAGLIVGVISLTGVGARFSSLLLGLAGVSQLLALFFAMCISILLGMGMPTTAAYAVAASVVAPGLINIGIEPLVAHFFVFYFAVVSAITPPVALASYAAAGISGDNAMGTSVASFKIGLAAFIVPFMFFYSPAMLMEGSWVQILRVGVTATLGIVLLSATVQAWFFGPVKAWMRLVMFVGALFLIYGGIYTDIAGLAIGAALFLFQRSTHGGGAKPVTSS, from the coding sequence ATGAGCCACACACCCGACACCCGCCCCGGTGCCGATACCGATGCCGTCGATACGGTTCCAGAAAGTATTGCCGAGGGCGTCGACGAGGATATCGTCGAATCCAACCGTAGACTCTACATCGGCTGGCACTGGCTGGTAGTCGCTGCCCTGGCCATTCTCTACTCCGGTTTCCATCTGTTCTCGCTGAACGTTTATCCGATGGAAACCTGGTCGTTCCGTATCGTGCATATCGCGGGTGCGCTCGTGCTCGGCTATGCCCTCTATGCCGGGAGCCGCTTCGCCGACACGGAAGGTACCGACCGTTCGCCCGCCTGGTTGGCCTGGGCGAGCTACGCGCTGCTGATTCCTGCCATTTATGCCCTGATCCAGGTCTTCCTGATGAACCAGACGATCAGCGGCGGCGCCATGCGCATCGATCCGCAGATCGAGACCTGGCACTTCGGCTATCCCCTGTTGCTTGCCACTGCCGGCGGCATCCTGCTTGCCTGGAGCTACCGTCAGGTGCGCGAAAAACTGTCGCCCGCCGACCTGGTGCTGATGGTCTGCGCCGTGGCGAGTGCCGGCTACCTGCTTGTGGTCTTCAATACCCCGCTGCGTGCCTCCACCGGGACTTCCTTTGCTCCTGTCGGCATCACTTGGGCGGCCATCTCCGGCTCGCTGCTGATTCTCGAGCTGACCCGTCGAGTCGCCGGCCTGGCATTGGTGACCATTTCCGCCATTTTTCTGCTCTATGTGTTCGCCGGCCCCTACCTGCCGGGCTTTCTCGGCTACCCGGGCCTGTCGTTGCACCGCTTCTTCAGCCAAGTGTATACCGACGCCGGCATCCTCGGGCCGACCACGGCGGTATCGTCGACCTATATCATTCTGTTCATCATTTTCGCCGCCTTCCTGCAGGCTTCGAAGGTTGGTGACTACTTCGTCAACTTCGCCTTCGCCGCCGCCGGCCGCGCCCGCGGTGGTCCCGCCAAGGTGGCGATTTTTGCGTCCGGCCTGATGGGCATGATCAACGGCACCAGCGCCGGCAACGTGGTTTCAACCGGCTCGCTGACCATTCCTCTGATGAAGAAAGTGGGCTACCCGGGCCGTAGCGCTGGCGCCATCGAAGCAGCCGCCTCTACCGGTGGTCAGATCATGCCACCGATCATGGGCGCCGGCGCCTTCATCATGGCCGAAGTGACCGGCATTCCCTACACCGAGATCGCCATAGCAGCAGTGATCCCGGCTATCCTCTACTTCGCCTCGATCTATTTCATGGTCGACTTCGAGGCGGCCCGCAAGGGCATGCGCGGCATGCGCAAGGATGAGATTCCGCAGTTCCGCCGGCTGGTCAAGCAGGTTTATCTGTTCGCTCCGATCATCATCCTGATCGTGGCACTTTTCATGGGTTATTCGGTAATCCGCGCCGGTACCCTGGCCACCGCCTCGGCCGCGGTTGTGAGCTGGATCTCACCCAACAAGATGGGCCCGGCGGCCATTCTCAGGGCACTGCAGCTGGCTGGCGTGATGGCAATCCAGATCATTGCCGTGTGTGCCTGTGCCGGCCTCATCGTCGGTGTGATCTCGCTGACTGGCGTCGGCGCGCGCTTCTCCTCGCTGCTGCTGGGCCTGGCCGGTGTCAGCCAGCTGCTGGCCCTATTCTTCGCCATGTGCATCTCGATCCTGCTGGGGATGGGCATGCCCACCACGGCGGCCTATGCCGTGGCGGCCTCGGTGGTGGCACCCGGTCTGATCAACATCGGCATCGAGCCGCTGGTGGCGCACTTCTTCGTGTTCTACTTCGCGGTGGTCTCGGCGATTACGCCGCCGGTGGCGCTGGCGTCCTATGCCGCAGCGGGTATCTCCGGCGACAACGCCATGGGCACCTCGGTGGCTTCCTTCAAGATAGGCCTCGCCGCCTTCATCGTGCCGTTTATGTTCTTCTACAGTCCAGCCATGCTGATGGAGGGGTCCTGGGTGCAGATCCTGCGCGTCGGGGTCACCGCAACGCTCGGCATCGTGCTGCTCTCAGCGACGGTACAGGCGTGGTTCTTCGGCCCGGTCAAGGCCTGGATGCGCCTGGTGATGTTCGTGGGTGCCCTGTTCCTGATCTATGGCGGCATCTACACCGACATCGCCGGTCTGGCCATCGGCGCGGCGCTGTTCCTGTTCCAGCGTTCCACTCATGGGGGCGGCGCCAAGCCCGTCACTTCGAGCTGA